The DNA region TCACTCAAACCAACTAAAATTTTATCAATATAAACTTCAACCCCTTTTGGTTTTGTTATTATTTTTAAATATGTTTTAGAGGTCAGTTTTTTCAAAGTAACTATAATATTTTGTTCTTCATTCCCTACTATATTTACTACCTTTTCATAATCTTCATATCCTGTTAATGAAATTTTAATTCTATAACTACCTTCTTTTAATTTTAAAGATATTGGTGTTTGACCTCTATATGTATTATCTATATATAATTTTGCTTTTGGGGATGAATCTATATTAAGAGTTCCTTCTAGTATTATTTCTTTCTTCTTTAAATTTGCTTCAATTAAAGCTTCTTCATTCTTTTTAATATTTACTTCTTTTTCCCAATCTTCGTAATTTTCATAAGTTAATTTAATTTTATAAGTTCCCTCATTTAGATTTATTTCCATTGGAGATTTTCCTTTTAACTCATTATTTATATAAATATTACAATTTGATGGTTCGCTTTTTATTTTTAACAATCCTAAATTTTCGCTCAATTTATTTAAATTAACTTTTATCTCTTTATTTTCTGTTATATTTATTGATAAAATATAATCTTCATAACCATCAAGTTTTAATTTAATTATGTGAGTTCCTATTGAAATATCAGAGAAAATATGAGGAGTTAAAAAGTTGGTATCTTTATCATCTATAAAAATTCTCGCACCTTCTGGTTCTGTTTCTATTTTTAAAGTTACTAAATTTATCTCCTCAAAATCAAAAAAAATCTCTTTTGAATCTCCATTGCTTAATAAAACTTCCTCTTTTTTTGTTTTATCTTTATATTTTACTTCTATTAAATAATTTTTTGCATTTAAATTATTGAATTGATAAGGAGTTTTAAATCCAGTGTCTTTTCCGTCAATATAGATATTTAAACCTTCTGGTTGAGATTTAATCATTAAAGATGCATAAATTATATTTTGATTTATTGGAACTTTTGGTTTAAGTTTTAAGTAAATTGCAAAAGAAATACCAGAAATTATTAAAAACAATATAATTAATAAAATAAAATTCTTTTTTAAAAATAAATTTGGGTGTAAAATTTTTTCTTTTGAAACTTCTATTTTTCTTTTTAATTTCACATTTATTACTGCTCTTCTATAAGGAATAACATCAATTTTAATTTTTTGGTTTTCAAAACCGTCTTTTTCAATAAAAATTTCATATTTTTTAGGTGATAAATTTTCAATCAGTAAAGGAGAAAACCCTTTTTCTTCTTCATTGATTAAAATTTTTGCATTTTCTGGATCTGTTTTTATAAAAATTTCTCCATAACCTTCTATTAACTCTTCTTTTTCTTTAAATTCAATTTTCTTTTTTACTAATTTTCCTCTTTTTATTAAAATTAAATCTTTTATAAATTCTTCTGGTGTTTGATATCTATTTTCCTTATTTTTTGATAAACTTTTTTTAATTACATATTCAAGATCTTTAAATTTTTCTGGCAAATTAAGTGGAGGAGGCTCTTTTGTTATATGCATATTTATAATTCCCCATGGTGTATCAGAGTCAAATGGAGGACTTCCATTAATTAATTGGTATAGTGTAATACCAACAGAATAAATATCACTTCTTATATCAACTTCTTTTCCTTGTGCTTGTTCTGGTGAAATGTAATATGGAGTTCCTAAAAAAGCACCTTCCTGAGTCATTGTGTGTGTAAAAGATACTCTTGCAATTCCAAAATCCATAACTTTAACAACACCATCTTTATTTATCATAATATTTTGTGGTTTTATATCTCTATGTGCCTCAACTCCGTTTTCCTTTGCATATTGGAGTGCTTTTAAAATTTGAATAATAATATCTATTGATTCAATTATTTCAAATTTACCCTTTTCTTCAATTAATTGCGAAAGAGTTTTCCCTTCTACATATTCCATTACAATAAAATATCTATTATTATCAACCCCAAAATCTTTTACCTTTGTAATATTTTCATGACTCATATTGCTAATAATTTCTGCTTCTCTTAAAAATCTTTTTATATAATTTGGTGAAGAAGTTAATTCATCTTTTAAAATTTTAACAGCAACAACTTCATAAGTTATAAGATCTCTTGCAATATAAACAGTTGCCATTCCCCCGCTTCCAACTTTATCATAAATTTTATATCTTTCTTTAATAATCATATCTAACATGATTAACTTCCTTTAAATGTTTATCAAAGCAATAACAACAGTCATATTATCAAAACCACCCTTTTCCTTTCCCTTATTTATTAATTTTTTTACACAAGTTTCTAATTTCCCTTTACCCATAATTTTATATATCTCTTC from Caldisericia bacterium includes:
- a CDS encoding PEGA domain-containing protein, yielding MLDMIIKERYKIYDKVGSGGMATVYIARDLITYEVVAVKILKDELTSSPNYIKRFLREAEIISNMSHENITKVKDFGVDNNRYFIVMEYVEGKTLSQLIEEKGKFEIIESIDIIIQILKALQYAKENGVEAHRDIKPQNIMINKDGVVKVMDFGIARVSFTHTMTQEGAFLGTPYYISPEQAQGKEVDIRSDIYSVGITLYQLINGSPPFDSDTPWGIINMHITKEPPPLNLPEKFKDLEYVIKKSLSKNKENRYQTPEEFIKDLILIKRGKLVKKKIEFKEKEELIEGYGEIFIKTDPENAKILINEEEKGFSPLLIENLSPKKYEIFIEKDGFENQKIKIDVIPYRRAVINVKLKRKIEVSKEKILHPNLFLKKNFILLIILFLIISGISFAIYLKLKPKVPINQNIIYASLMIKSQPEGLNIYIDGKDTGFKTPYQFNNLNAKNYLIEVKYKDKTKKEEVLLSNGDSKEIFFDFEEINLVTLKIETEPEGARIFIDDKDTNFLTPHIFSDISIGTHIIKLKLDGYEDYILSINITENKEIKVNLNKLSENLGLLKIKSEPSNCNIYINNELKGKSPMEINLNEGTYKIKLTYENYEDWEKEVNIKKNEEALIEANLKKKEIILEGTLNIDSSPKAKLYIDNTYRGQTPISLKLKEGSYRIKISLTGYEDYEKVVNIVGNEEQNIIVTLKKLTSKTYLKIITKPKGVEVYIDKILVGLSDGTFEVKPGKHEIILRLEGYLDYLTEVTLNEGDTKTIDVTLEKSP